A window from Solanum stenotomum isolate F172 chromosome 5, ASM1918654v1, whole genome shotgun sequence encodes these proteins:
- the LOC125864244 gene encoding peroxidase 44-like: MDKKILFLFFFCITLHLAAIVSAQLQVGFYNTKAARCPAAETIVRDTVRTRFSSDRTITAALLRMYFHDCFVRGCDASLLIDSKNTKNKKSEKDAGANGSVRGYELIDQIKSKLEATCPNTVSCADIIALATRDAVALAGGPGYSIPTGRRDGLVSDPSQVNLPGPSITVPQAIQTFQSKGFNVNEMVSLLGGHTVGITHCSFIQEDRLSRADGSMDTKLFTSLKKTCSANGGSPVFLDQNTSFVVDNSFYKQLKLKKGILKIDQLLESDGSTAGIVTNFASNPKAFQQAFANALIKLGNTQVLVGKSGEVRKNCRAFNPPPKITKK; encoded by the exons atggacaagaagatattatttttgtttttcttctgtATTACTCTGCACTTAGCAGCAATTGTATCTGCTCAACTTCAAGTTGGTTTCTACAATACTAAAGCAGCTAGATGTCCAGCAGCAGAAACCATAGTTCGAGATACGGTGCGAACCCGGTTTTCTTCGGATCGTACCATTACAGCAGCATTGCTACGAATGTATTTTCATGACTGCTTCGTGAGG GGTTGTGATGCATCGTTGTTGATAGACTCCAAAAACACGAAGAATAAAAAGTCAGAAAAAGATGCAGGAGCAAATGGATCTGTAAGAGGATACGAGTTGATTGATCAAATAAAGAGTAAATTAGAAGCTACATGTCCTAATACAGTGTCCTGTGCGGACATCATTGCATTAGCTACTCGAGATGCAGTTGCATTAGCTGGAGGACCGGGCTATAGTATACCCACTGGCAGGCGCGATGGGCTAGTATCAGACCCATCACAAGTGAACCTGCCAGGCCCTAGTATAACAGTGCCACAAGCAATTCAAACTTTTCAAAGCAAAGGATTTAATGTGAATGAAATGGTGTCGCTTTTAGGTGGCCACACAGTGGGAATTACACATTGTAGTTTTATTCAAGAGGATAGGCTATCGAGGGCGGATGGAAGCATGGATACCAAATTGTTTACTAGTCTTAAAAAGACGTGTAGTGCTAATGGTGGCTCGCCTGTGTTCTTGGATCAAAACACTTCATTTGTCGTTGATAACTCTTTTTACAAACAACTGAAATTGAAGAAAGGAATATTGAAGATTGATCAGTTACTTGAATCAGATGGATCAACTGCTGGGATTGTGACGAATTTTGCTTCTAATCCAAAAGCCTTCCAACAGGCTTTCGCGAATGCATTGATCAAGTTAGGTAACACTCAAGTTCTTGTGGGGAAATCAGGTGAAGTCAGAAAAAATTGTCGAGCATTTAATCCTCCTCCCAAAATCACGAAAAAATGA
- the LOC125864819 gene encoding syntaxin-71-like: protein MSVIDILTRVDSICKKYDKYDIDKQKDSNVAGDDAFARLYSSVESDIETALQKAETASNEKNRASVVAINAEIRRTKARLLEEVPKLQRLAVRKVKGLSGEELAARNDLVLALPDRINAIPDGSAAPPKQSGGWRASGSRTEIKFDSDGQFDKEYFQQTEESSQFKQEYEMRKMRQDQGLDVIAEGLDTLKNMASDMNEELDRQVPLMDEIDAKVDRATADLKNTNVRLKHTVNQLRSSRNFCIDIILLCIILGIAAYLYNVLKK from the exons atgaGTGTAATTGATATTCTCACAAGGGTAGACTCGATCTGTAAGAAATACGACAAGTACGACATCGATAAGCAAAAGGATTCCAACGTTGCCGGCGACGATGCCTTCGCTCGTCTCTATTCTTCAGTTGAATCCGACATAGAAACGGCTCTTCAG AAAGCGGAAACAGCTTCTAATGAGAAAAATAGGGCATCTGTTGTGGCAATCAATGCTGAGATTCGGAGAACTAAAGCGAGGTTACTCGAGGAGGTTCCGAAATTGCAGAGATTGGCTGTGAGAAAG GTCAAAGGTCTTTCGGGTGAAGAACTTGCTGCCCGTAATGATTTGGTTCTTGCACTGCCAGATAGAATAAATGCCATACCAGATGGCTCTGCAGCTCCACCCAAACAATCTGGAGGATGGAGGGCTTCAGGTTCTCGCACggaaattaaatttgattcaG ATGGACAATTTGACAAAGAATATTTCCAACAAACTGAAGAGTCAAGTCAATTCAAGCAAGAGTATGAAATGCGAAAAATGAGACAG GACCAAGGTTTGGATGTCATAGCAGAAGGATTGGATACTTTGAAGAACATGGCCAGCGATATGAACGAG GAGTTGGATAGACAAGTTCCTCTGATGGATGAGATTGACGCAAAG GTGGACAGAGCTACCGCGGACTTGAAGAATACCAACGTTAGGCTTAAGCATACAGTTAACCAG CTGAGATCTAGTCGCAACTTTTGCATTGACATCATTTTGTTGTGCATCATTCTTGGAATTGCAGCATATTTGTACAA TGTCTTGAAGAAGTAA